A genomic window from Brevibacillus agri includes:
- a CDS encoding peptidase, with amino-acid sequence MANWQALIREQLEKDREASVKLLQEWVQSPSVQGAEESIQKSIAELLAKMGLDVDLWVMAGEELVSHPYFVSPRQTFEGSPNVVGVWKGAGDGRSLILNGHVDVVPAGDYAQWSDDPFSGKVADGKLYGRGATDMKGGNLSSLLAISVLQKLGVRLKGDVIYQSVVEEESGGAGTLATILRGYKADAALIPEPTNMKIFPKQQGSMWFRLTVKGRSAHGGTRYEGVSAIEKSMLVVQAIGRLEKERNDRLDDPLYAKLPIPIPINIGVIEGGKWPSSVADLVKLEGRMGVAPGEQMDDAKAEMETALQRLAEVDPWFAEQPVELEWYGARWVPGDVAQDHPLMEILQDKFAAVTGERAIVEASPWGTDGGLLTALADTPAIVVGPGVTQVAHYRDEYIVLDDVFRCAEIFALTMLDWCGVAEGPAK; translated from the coding sequence ATGGCGAACTGGCAAGCGCTGATACGAGAGCAGTTGGAAAAAGATCGGGAGGCTTCCGTCAAGCTGCTGCAGGAATGGGTGCAAAGCCCGAGTGTGCAAGGAGCGGAGGAGTCCATTCAAAAAAGCATCGCCGAGCTGTTGGCGAAAATGGGTCTGGACGTCGATTTGTGGGTCATGGCGGGGGAGGAGCTTGTTTCGCATCCGTACTTCGTGTCGCCGCGCCAAACGTTTGAAGGCAGTCCGAACGTCGTCGGGGTCTGGAAGGGCGCAGGCGATGGCCGCTCGCTCATTTTGAACGGGCACGTCGATGTCGTTCCCGCTGGCGATTACGCGCAGTGGAGCGACGATCCGTTCAGCGGAAAAGTAGCGGATGGCAAGCTGTACGGCCGCGGCGCGACAGACATGAAGGGCGGCAACCTGTCCTCGCTGCTCGCGATCTCTGTCTTGCAAAAGCTGGGCGTGCGGCTGAAGGGGGACGTCATCTACCAAAGCGTCGTGGAGGAAGAGAGCGGGGGAGCAGGAACGCTCGCTACGATTCTGCGCGGCTACAAGGCAGATGCCGCGCTCATCCCTGAGCCGACCAACATGAAAATTTTCCCGAAACAGCAAGGCTCGATGTGGTTCCGACTGACCGTCAAGGGGCGTTCTGCTCACGGCGGCACCCGCTACGAAGGGGTGAGCGCCATCGAGAAGAGCATGCTGGTCGTGCAAGCGATTGGCCGCCTGGAAAAAGAGCGCAACGATCGCCTGGACGATCCGCTGTACGCCAAGCTGCCGATCCCGATTCCGATCAATATCGGGGTGATCGAAGGCGGAAAATGGCCGTCGTCCGTCGCCGATCTCGTCAAGCTGGAAGGCAGGATGGGAGTAGCGCCTGGCGAGCAGATGGACGATGCCAAGGCGGAGATGGAGACGGCTTTGCAGCGTCTGGCCGAGGTCGATCCGTGGTTTGCCGAGCAGCCAGTCGAGCTGGAGTGGTACGGCGCGCGCTGGGTGCCGGGAGATGTCGCGCAAGATCATCCGCTCATGGAGATTTTGCAGGACAAGTTCGCGGCAGTGACTGGCGAGCGCGCGATCGTGGAAGCTTCGCCATGGGGAACAGACGGAGGCTTGCTGACGGCGCTGGCCGACACGCCTGCGATCGTCGTGGGGCCGGGCGTCACACAGGTCGCGCACTACCGGGACGAGTACATCGTGCTGGATGACGTGTTCCGCTGCGCGGAGATTTTTGCGCTGACCATGCTGGACTGGTGCGGCGTTGCAGAAGGGCCAGCGAAGTAG
- a CDS encoding aldehyde dehydrogenase family protein — translation MKRACYIGGKWVPMAEHAPLYSPCTGQAIAHVPQADAQAVERAIAAAEEATTVMRRMPAYQRAAILEKIALLLDERMEEAARIVALEAGKPIRTARGEVIRTVQTYRFAAGEAKRLHGETIPLDAAIGGEGRLAYTVREPLGVVGAITPFPFPLNLVAHKVGPALAAGNAVVLKPASQTPLSALLLAELAEQAGLPPGALNVVTGSAAVVGEKLVTDPRVRALSFTGSPAVGIDIRNRAGLKKVILELGANSAVIVDSDAQLDEVVPRCLFGAFAYSGQVCTSVQRIYVAEGLYDEFVSRFVAQTKALCGGDSLDEHADFSAMIHPRQTERVLEWIGEALQQGARLACGGEVVERMLLPTVLTHVPHTAKICCEEVLGPVVLINPVASLQEAIRLVNDSRYGLQAGVYTNNLRAALEAADELRVGGVIINDIPTFRADHMPYGGVKESGLGREGVKYATDELSELKLVVVKR, via the coding sequence ATGAAAAGAGCGTGTTATATCGGGGGAAAATGGGTGCCGATGGCAGAACATGCTCCGTTGTATTCACCTTGTACGGGCCAGGCAATTGCCCATGTTCCCCAGGCCGACGCGCAGGCAGTAGAACGGGCGATCGCGGCAGCCGAGGAAGCGACGACGGTGATGCGGCGGATGCCTGCTTACCAGCGGGCGGCTATCCTGGAAAAAATCGCGCTCCTTTTGGACGAACGGATGGAGGAGGCGGCCCGGATCGTCGCGCTTGAGGCCGGAAAACCGATCAGGACGGCGCGGGGGGAAGTGATCCGCACCGTGCAAACGTATCGGTTTGCAGCGGGAGAAGCCAAACGGCTGCACGGAGAAACGATCCCGCTCGACGCCGCAATCGGCGGAGAAGGTCGCCTGGCGTACACGGTCCGCGAGCCTTTGGGCGTCGTCGGGGCGATTACGCCGTTCCCGTTTCCGCTCAATCTGGTTGCGCACAAGGTCGGACCTGCGCTCGCTGCGGGCAATGCCGTGGTGCTGAAGCCCGCTTCGCAGACGCCGCTCAGTGCGCTTTTGCTCGCCGAACTGGCCGAGCAGGCGGGACTCCCGCCAGGGGCGTTGAACGTCGTCACAGGCAGCGCAGCCGTCGTGGGCGAAAAGCTGGTGACAGACCCAAGAGTTCGCGCCTTGAGCTTTACGGGAAGCCCGGCGGTCGGGATCGACATTCGCAACCGCGCTGGCCTGAAAAAAGTGATTTTGGAGCTGGGGGCCAACTCTGCGGTCATCGTCGATTCCGACGCGCAACTGGACGAGGTGGTGCCGCGCTGCCTGTTTGGCGCATTTGCTTATTCCGGCCAAGTCTGCACGTCCGTCCAGCGCATTTACGTCGCAGAGGGCCTGTACGACGAGTTTGTCAGCCGCTTTGTGGCGCAGACGAAGGCGCTCTGCGGCGGCGACTCGCTCGATGAGCACGCTGACTTTTCCGCAATGATTCACCCGCGGCAGACCGAGCGTGTGCTGGAGTGGATTGGCGAGGCGCTGCAACAGGGAGCACGGCTTGCCTGTGGCGGCGAAGTGGTGGAGCGGATGCTGTTGCCGACCGTTTTGACCCATGTGCCGCATACGGCCAAAATCTGTTGCGAGGAAGTGCTTGGGCCTGTCGTGCTCATCAACCCGGTAGCGTCCCTGCAAGAAGCGATCCGCCTGGTCAATGACTCGCGCTACGGTCTGCAGGCAGGCGTGTACACGAACAACCTGAGGGCTGCGCTGGAAGCGGCAGATGAGCTGCGGGTTGGAGGCGTCATCATCAACGACATTCCCACCTTCCGGGCCGATCATATGCCGTATGGAGGCGTCAAGGAAAGCGGCTTGGGAAGAGAAGGCGTCAAATACGCCACAGACGAGCTGAGCGAGCTGAAGCTCGTGGTGGTCAAGCGCTGA
- a CDS encoding exo-beta-N-acetylmuramidase NamZ domain-containing protein — MKKFIPFLILALILTMIPPGGSSANTAAVQLGSDVLFDRFHYLIEGKKVGLITNQTGVNSQGMSTIDLLRRDRSVTLTALFAPEYGLDGKAQVGNQPEIFLHPVYGIPVYGLYGSTRQPTAEMLEHFDTLLVDLQDIGSRTYTYISTLKYAMTAAKEQGKQVIVLDRPNPLGGTIVEGPVLEKPYESFIGVDELPLAHGMTIGEIALFFNRSIGADLYVVPMQGYTRTMLYQETGLSWVPGSPHLPDLASVYGYMATGLGEGTPVTQADHFTWVGAEGIDSVKYADLMNGSLLPGVIFLPEKKEKAGGVRLHIYDPRSFNPVKTGMYALAYARQLQPFPVPLGTDKEKTLFEHVMGTSKIGPLLAQGKSPQEIVDSYAEALGKFTELRKSFLIYGDAPFIPTEAIHSQPGATLPPGTTAPAPEPGTVQPPGTTAPVPQPGMAQPPGTTAPSPQPGTAQPPGTMAPAPQPGTSQPPGTITPAPKPGTAQPPGTTAPSPKPGTAQPPGTTAPAPKPGTAQPPGATAPAPKPPVAPAPKPGEKIAYLTFDDGPSPVTPHVLDTLKKYQVKATFFIVGRHVPGNEAILKRAVAEGHAIGGHTYSHDYQVVYKSTEAFFADLEKGNQLIEKAIGTKPVLFRYPGGSTNTVSLKYQDPKRYNKQKTVMSAIKAEANKKGYIFIDWNVTNGDARSNQYTAQQALANIKQQVKSQKEIVVLMHDASTKTPTAQALPEVITFLKSKGYRFEVISPDRPTVSNVK; from the coding sequence ATGAAAAAGTTTATTCCTTTTCTTATCCTGGCACTGATCTTGACCATGATTCCCCCCGGAGGCAGCTCCGCCAACACCGCTGCCGTTCAATTGGGAAGCGATGTACTGTTCGACCGATTCCATTATTTGATCGAAGGAAAAAAAGTCGGGCTGATTACGAACCAAACCGGCGTCAACAGCCAGGGAATGAGCACCATCGACCTTTTGCGTCGTGACCGCTCCGTTACCCTCACAGCTTTGTTCGCTCCCGAGTACGGTTTGGATGGCAAGGCACAGGTGGGGAACCAGCCGGAGATCTTCCTCCATCCGGTTTACGGCATTCCGGTCTACGGCTTGTACGGCTCGACCCGCCAGCCGACAGCGGAAATGCTGGAGCATTTTGACACCCTTCTCGTCGATCTGCAAGACATTGGCTCCCGGACGTACACCTACATATCGACGCTGAAATACGCCATGACGGCGGCAAAGGAGCAGGGAAAGCAAGTCATCGTGCTCGACCGGCCCAACCCGCTCGGCGGCACCATCGTGGAAGGACCCGTGTTGGAAAAGCCGTATGAGTCCTTTATCGGCGTCGACGAGCTGCCTTTGGCCCACGGAATGACCATCGGCGAGATTGCCTTGTTTTTCAACCGTTCCATTGGCGCGGATCTGTACGTCGTCCCGATGCAAGGCTACACCCGCACCATGCTCTATCAGGAGACCGGGCTGAGCTGGGTTCCGGGCTCCCCGCATTTGCCTGACCTCGCTTCTGTCTACGGTTACATGGCGACAGGACTCGGCGAAGGCACCCCTGTTACCCAGGCAGACCATTTTACTTGGGTTGGCGCAGAAGGCATCGATTCCGTGAAATACGCCGATCTCATGAACGGCAGCCTGTTGCCTGGCGTGATTTTTCTCCCGGAGAAAAAGGAGAAAGCGGGCGGCGTCCGGCTGCACATTTACGATCCGCGCAGCTTCAATCCTGTGAAAACCGGGATGTACGCCCTTGCCTATGCGCGACAGCTCCAGCCGTTTCCCGTACCGCTTGGCACTGACAAGGAAAAGACGCTGTTCGAGCATGTGATGGGCACAAGCAAGATCGGCCCACTGCTTGCGCAAGGCAAAAGCCCGCAAGAAATCGTTGACTCTTATGCAGAAGCCTTGGGCAAATTTACGGAGCTGCGTAAAAGCTTTTTAATCTATGGCGATGCCCCGTTCATTCCGACTGAGGCGATCCACAGCCAGCCTGGGGCAACACTGCCGCCTGGTACAACCGCTCCGGCTCCTGAGCCTGGGACGGTTCAGCCGCCCGGCACGACGGCTCCGGTTCCGCAGCCTGGAATGGCTCAGCCGCCCGGTACAACGGCCCCATCTCCGCAGCCTGGAACGGCTCAGCCGCCCGGTACAATGGCTCCGGCTCCGCAGCCTGGGACTTCTCAACCGCCTGGCACGATTACTCCGGCTCCGAAACCTGGAACTGCTCAGCCTCCGGGTACGACGGCTCCCAGTCCGAAGCCTGGAACTGCTCAACCGCCCGGCACGACGGCTCCGGCTCCGAAACCGGGAACTGCCCAGCCGCCTGGCGCGACCGCTCCGGCTCCCAAGCCGCCCGTTGCACCAGCGCCGAAGCCAGGGGAAAAAATCGCGTATTTGACGTTTGACGACGGCCCGTCGCCTGTGACGCCGCACGTACTCGATACACTGAAAAAATACCAGGTGAAAGCTACTTTCTTCATCGTAGGCAGACACGTCCCTGGCAACGAAGCGATTTTGAAGCGGGCGGTCGCGGAAGGCCATGCCATCGGCGGGCATACGTACTCGCACGATTACCAAGTCGTTTACAAAAGCACCGAAGCCTTTTTCGCCGACCTGGAGAAAGGCAATCAGCTCATAGAAAAAGCGATCGGCACCAAGCCTGTTTTGTTCCGCTACCCGGGCGGCAGCACCAACACGGTCAGCCTCAAATACCAGGACCCGAAACGGTACAACAAGCAAAAAACAGTCATGAGTGCCATCAAAGCCGAAGCGAACAAAAAAGGCTACATCTTCATCGACTGGAATGTCACCAACGGCGACGCCCGCAGCAATCAATACACAGCCCAACAGGCGCTCGCCAATATCAAGCAGCAAGTAAAATCGCAAAAAGAGATTGTCGTACTCATGCACGACGCAAGCACCAAAACGCCAACAGCGCAAGCACTTCCGGAAGTCATCACCTTTTTAAAGTCAAAAGGCTACCGCTTCGAAGTCATCAGCCCTGACCGGCCGACTGTCTCCAATGTGAAATAG
- a CDS encoding 3-oxoacid CoA-transferase subunit B, whose protein sequence is MGVGEVKETESYRERIARRAAMEVEDGMIINLGIGIPTLVADFIPANKRVMFHAENGILGTGPSPAKGEENAMLCNAGGFPVTLAAGASFFDSATAFAIIRRGLLDMTILGVLEVSQNGDIANWIVPGKRVPGMGGAMELAQKAKKVMVVTTHLDKNGRSKIVRECSLPLTASKAADWIITDMAVMEVKPDGLYLREVMYPYSVADVIGATEAELKVEGEVGVFR, encoded by the coding sequence ATGGGCGTGGGAGAAGTAAAAGAGACCGAGAGCTACCGCGAGCGAATCGCGCGCAGGGCGGCGATGGAAGTCGAGGACGGCATGATTATCAATTTGGGGATCGGCATTCCTACGCTGGTGGCCGATTTTATCCCTGCTAACAAACGCGTCATGTTTCACGCGGAAAACGGCATATTGGGTACCGGACCGAGCCCGGCCAAAGGAGAGGAAAACGCCATGCTGTGCAATGCGGGCGGTTTTCCGGTCACGCTTGCGGCGGGGGCGTCTTTTTTTGACAGTGCCACGGCCTTTGCGATCATTCGCCGCGGCTTGCTGGACATGACGATCCTCGGCGTCCTCGAAGTGAGCCAAAACGGGGATATCGCCAACTGGATCGTGCCAGGCAAACGCGTGCCGGGTATGGGCGGAGCGATGGAGCTGGCGCAAAAAGCGAAAAAGGTCATGGTCGTAACCACGCACCTCGACAAAAACGGCCGCTCCAAAATCGTGCGCGAATGCTCGCTTCCGCTGACAGCGAGCAAGGCGGCAGACTGGATCATTACCGATATGGCCGTGATGGAAGTGAAGCCGGACGGCCTGTATTTGCGCGAGGTCATGTATCCGTACAGCGTGGCCGATGTGATCGGAGCCACCGAAGCTGAACTGAAGGTAGAGGGAGAAGTGGGCGTATTCCGCTAG
- a CDS encoding acyl-CoA synthetase, whose translation MIEAQRARRNTLGDILRRSRMRYPDKIALQFEEEVLTYSELDQLVNQAAHTFLANGLQKGERVAVLSRNSMDFVILNFALAKAGLIMVPINFMLNTSDVAFILGHAEVSACFVAPEFLAVAQEAIGQADLSPKLLSLVSRPAKPEGEWVPFRTLIQDASTDEPEQELSDDDVAHILYTSGTESRPKGVMLTHGSILSEYVSTIIDGNMSHDDVAIHALPLFHSAQLHCFLGPYIYLGGTGIILEQATPGLMLEMVETHKATQLFCPPTVWIALLRSPDFASRNLSSLQKCYYGAAIMPVEVLKELGTRLPNAQFYNFYGQTEVAPLATVLSPKDQIRKAGSAGKPALNVETKIVDDEGVEVPRGCIGEIVHRTSHAMIGYFRDEEKTRAAFQGGWFHSGDLGIMDEEGYITVVDRKKDMIKSGGENVASREVEELIYQHPKVSEVAVIGVPHPYWIEAVTAVVVPKAGETLTSEELLAFCKERLASFKAPKYVFITDTLPRNPSGKILKRELRLRYDTLPTS comes from the coding sequence ATGATCGAAGCCCAACGAGCCAGAAGAAATACGCTTGGTGACATCCTGCGAAGAAGCCGAATGCGTTACCCGGACAAGATTGCCTTGCAGTTTGAGGAGGAAGTTCTTACATACAGCGAGCTGGATCAGCTTGTCAATCAGGCGGCGCACACCTTCCTCGCCAACGGTTTGCAAAAAGGCGAGAGAGTGGCGGTGCTGTCCCGAAACTCCATGGATTTTGTCATTCTCAACTTCGCGCTGGCCAAAGCGGGACTGATTATGGTGCCAATCAACTTCATGCTGAATACGAGCGATGTGGCGTTTATTTTGGGGCACGCGGAGGTGAGCGCCTGCTTTGTGGCACCGGAGTTTCTCGCCGTGGCGCAAGAGGCGATTGGACAGGCCGATCTTTCGCCCAAGCTGCTGTCGCTTGTCTCCAGACCCGCGAAGCCGGAAGGGGAGTGGGTGCCGTTTCGCACGTTGATTCAGGACGCGAGCACGGACGAGCCGGAGCAGGAGCTTTCCGACGACGATGTCGCCCACATTTTGTACACGAGCGGTACGGAGTCGCGGCCAAAAGGGGTCATGCTGACGCACGGCAGCATTTTGTCCGAGTACGTGAGCACGATTATTGATGGGAACATGTCCCACGACGACGTGGCGATCCACGCGCTCCCGTTGTTCCACAGCGCACAGTTGCATTGTTTTCTCGGTCCCTATATTTATCTCGGGGGCACGGGCATCATTTTGGAGCAGGCGACGCCTGGCCTGATGCTGGAGATGGTCGAGACGCATAAGGCGACACAGCTTTTTTGCCCGCCAACAGTTTGGATTGCCTTGCTGCGCTCTCCCGATTTTGCCTCCCGCAACCTGTCCTCGCTGCAAAAGTGCTACTACGGAGCGGCGATCATGCCGGTGGAGGTGCTGAAGGAGCTGGGGACACGCTTGCCGAACGCACAGTTCTACAACTTTTACGGGCAGACAGAGGTAGCGCCGCTGGCGACGGTTTTGTCGCCGAAGGACCAGATTCGCAAAGCAGGCTCGGCAGGCAAGCCCGCGCTGAACGTGGAGACGAAGATTGTGGATGATGAAGGTGTCGAGGTGCCAAGAGGCTGCATTGGCGAGATCGTGCATCGGACCAGCCATGCCATGATCGGCTATTTCCGCGACGAGGAAAAGACGCGGGCTGCCTTCCAGGGAGGCTGGTTCCATAGCGGTGACCTGGGGATTATGGATGAGGAAGGGTATATTACGGTCGTCGATCGGAAAAAGGACATGATTAAATCGGGTGGCGAGAACGTAGCGAGCAGGGAAGTGGAGGAGCTGATTTATCAGCATCCGAAAGTGTCCGAGGTGGCGGTGATCGGCGTTCCGCACCCGTACTGGATCGAGGCGGTGACAGCGGTCGTTGTGCCGAAGGCTGGCGAGACATTGACGTCAGAGGAGTTGCTCGCGTTTTGCAAGGAGCGTCTTGCCTCGTTCAAGGCACCGAAGTACGTCTTCATCACCGACACGCTGCCGCGCAACCCTAGCGGGAAAATATTGAAGCGCGAACTGCGTCTGCGGTACGATACGCTTCCGACTTCGTAG
- a CDS encoding 3-oxoacid CoA-transferase subunit A, which translates to MTNRFDKVVTVQEALSHFRDGMTLLAGGFGGVGNPPTLIQGILDLGVRDLTLISNDTAFPHIGIGKLVTERRVKKVIASHIGSNPNAGAQMTAGELEVEFCPQGILAERVRAGGVGLGGILSDVGIGTIAEKGKQKVVLDGKEYLLETPLTAEVAIVHAKKADRFGNLVYDTSARNFNPLVAMAGDITIVEADEIVEVGELDPEEIVTPGVFVNYIVQSEGVNWQWAWEK; encoded by the coding sequence CAAACCGTTTTGATAAAGTGGTGACCGTACAGGAGGCGTTGTCCCATTTTCGCGATGGGATGACGCTGCTCGCGGGCGGCTTTGGCGGGGTAGGCAATCCGCCGACACTGATCCAGGGCATTTTGGATCTGGGTGTGCGCGACTTGACGCTGATTAGCAACGACACGGCGTTTCCGCACATCGGAATCGGCAAGCTGGTGACAGAACGACGCGTGAAAAAAGTGATTGCCTCTCACATCGGCTCCAACCCGAACGCAGGGGCGCAAATGACGGCAGGCGAGCTTGAGGTCGAGTTTTGCCCGCAGGGGATTCTCGCCGAGCGTGTACGGGCGGGCGGCGTCGGTCTGGGCGGGATTCTCTCCGACGTCGGCATTGGCACGATCGCGGAAAAAGGCAAGCAAAAAGTCGTGCTGGACGGAAAAGAGTACCTGCTGGAGACGCCGCTGACGGCGGAAGTGGCGATCGTCCATGCGAAAAAAGCGGACCGCTTCGGCAACCTGGTGTACGATACGAGCGCGCGCAACTTTAATCCGCTCGTGGCGATGGCGGGCGATATTACGATCGTGGAAGCGGACGAGATTGTCGAGGTAGGCGAGCTGGACCCGGAAGAAATCGTCACGCCTGGCGTCTTCGTCAACTACATCGTGCAAAGTGAAGGGGTGAACTGGCAATGGGCGTGGGAGAAGTAA
- a CDS encoding copper amine oxidase N-terminal domain-containing protein, with amino-acid sequence MDILLKKLASFVLAIALVPMATFSAAAAPAPAQTAVKVEYNKKAIVFPDQKPLIRDSRTLVPIRPIAETLGFKVDWNEKTRTVTIDKGNDNIRLVVTQKIAKKNGQTINLDVPAQIVNQRTVVPVRFIAEALSYKVDWDPATQTVLIADQAVANPNGTEEKPQEQTKPTEEGKKQDTVSLIDKESVVGQFFTFSPMGIYKVAGKVDPKATVIVDLEGTSYSVDVKSDGTFEFYQTTHDGIRNFTVKAELDGKQDTFEGELQSAN; translated from the coding sequence GTGGACATTTTGCTGAAAAAACTCGCATCATTCGTGCTGGCAATTGCCCTGGTGCCTATGGCAACATTTTCTGCCGCGGCAGCTCCTGCCCCTGCGCAGACTGCCGTCAAGGTGGAGTACAATAAAAAAGCGATTGTATTCCCCGATCAAAAGCCTTTGATCCGCGACAGCCGGACACTGGTACCGATTCGTCCCATCGCGGAAACGTTGGGCTTTAAAGTCGACTGGAACGAGAAAACGAGAACCGTAACGATCGACAAAGGCAACGACAACATCCGCCTGGTCGTCACGCAAAAAATTGCCAAGAAAAATGGACAAACCATCAATCTGGACGTGCCTGCGCAAATCGTCAACCAGCGCACCGTCGTGCCTGTGCGCTTTATTGCCGAGGCACTGAGCTACAAGGTTGATTGGGACCCGGCTACGCAAACGGTTTTGATTGCGGATCAGGCTGTTGCCAATCCAAATGGGACAGAAGAAAAGCCGCAGGAACAAACAAAGCCGACGGAAGAGGGCAAAAAGCAGGATACGGTGAGTCTGATCGACAAGGAGAGCGTCGTAGGCCAATTTTTTACTTTCTCGCCAATGGGGATATACAAAGTAGCAGGTAAGGTAGACCCTAAAGCAACGGTTATCGTCGATTTGGAAGGAACTTCCTATTCTGTTGATGTGAAATCAGACGGAACATTTGAGTTTTATCAAACTACACACGATGGCATTCGCAATTTCACCGTGAAGGCAGAATTGGACGGTAAACAGGATACGTTTGAAGGCGAATTGCAAAGTGCAAACTAA